One Cucumis melo cultivar AY chromosome 8, USDA_Cmelo_AY_1.0, whole genome shotgun sequence genomic window, AACACTCAAAATTCTAAAAGACATCATCGATTGATTGGACATGTTAAGAGCTTGGTAATAACATATTATCGTATTGTACGTGATATATCTTACACATGCTCAACTCACCACTACATATATTAACACAAGTCAATTGAGATTGATGACTACTTCTCTAGAGCTACATCAATAGACCACCAGTTTGATCAATCCACAACCTACTCAATTGTCATCTTTTCGAAACTTTTCGAAATGAACAAGACATACATAGAAATGTACCACATcagttattttaatatttgaaatttgaatcgaCGGAAGCATTTGAGTGTATTGAAAAAATGTTTGAATGTGAATCAACAATATTAGATTAGCTagcaaattatttatttaaaagtagacaacaaaaaaagaattatatacTTTGGAACATAACTTCATGAAGTATCACGTCTATTCCAATTGTTTTAGACATCAATCAATATATTTATCTTAAACATTAGAGCTAGTAAATTGGGGAGTTATGGAAATTTACAGTTGAGCTATATTTATTTGGATAAAAAATTTCGACTATCATGTTCTGTGAACacaaaaatagttttttaaaacaaaaaatggtCGTGATTAACATTTTTAGTTAAAACCTATAGTGTTTTAAAATTAGTTCATATTGTTCTAACAATTAGTTATATCATTATAGTCCTCAATTTTAAATGGTTGTAATCATAAATATCTTATTGGAAAAATTAGGAGGAAAAACCAAATTTTAcactataaattttaaaatttcatccCATTCAACTTTTAGTTTTGACCactattttgctatattttatactTATGTTTATAATTCATCGAAGGAGAGAAAAACGTTTCTTCGATGCTTATCTACGGgaatatttattaaatgaaaaaattgtaacattttttAGTCGATTCATTTGATaacattcttctttttcttttttgtttctatttttcatttttaaaagaaacaaatttgtttgataattcTTCTCGTTTctcgttttcaaaatttaaggaACATTTCTAAAAATTAAGCCAATTTTGAAAACCTCTAGTAATTAGTTTTTACTTTTATATGTACGCTTTTTATGGAAatggattaaaaaaaaaccttttacATATGGGTTGGGTCGTTTAAAATGTGATGGTCTGGTCGCCAATGTTGGTTGTCTAGGTGGAGGTCGTAAGAGTTTATGATAGTGATCGTTAAAGTTGGTTAGATGGTGGTTGTTAGATTTTGCCTGCAGTAGTGGTTGGAGGTGGCCACTTGTGGTAGTGGTTGGAGGTGGCCGATGATGATGGTTCGAGGTGGTGGAAGGAGGTTGGCGGCTAGAGGCGATGGTCATAGGTACCAAcgacaaaaggaaaaaaaaaagagaagacgAGGGAAAGAAATCTtagatatttattaaaaaacagaaacaattactaaacatatttttgtttctaattcttaaaaaacaagaaaaaaaataatagaaacgAGAACCTAAAATATTATCAAATGGCTCTAAAATGACCCTTAAAAAAAAACTACCTTAACTAAGTTCTTGGAGTGcaacattgatttttttttttcaaataataaatataaataagattgTATTAATTTAGAGCTTATTTGATAACATTTCTGTTTTTTGTTTCACATTTTAAAGAAACAAACGTGTTCGAGACCATTCTCGTTTctcgttttcaaaatttaagaaacctttataactttctaaaaattagACAAAAATGGGAAAACTACGATAGTTCTGTTCCAAttttatttgattatatttCTTTATATCTTAAAATTTATAGTTAGCTAATTGGTAGGATGAGACATGCCTACattcattttttgtttaaaagtCTTGGATACATTTTTTAACTTTgatgaatttttttctttctttctttttctatatccattaacttgttttattttttttctctttattaattttttatatttatagtttGAATGTAAAGGCATTTTCATAAATAgcaaaaaattgaaactatttacaatatGCAGCAAATTCTATCAAATTTTCTATATTCATTccttcaagttttttttttcttttttttgttatacTTTGTAAATTGTTTTAGTTTGTTGTTAACCATAACAATTTCCCACTAATGTTtcttaacctttttttttcttcatttattaatttttcatatttataatgtttaataattcttaatttaccttttccctttttctattacattaatattttttcaaaacatttttcttctcttaatttttttatcattatatgttttttaaaattattatttgattttcaaatttagaattaatttaacttttattttctatttagctatatttattaaatttttatatttgtatatttattttgtgggattttttcgaaaaaaaatataacaaatccgcaaaatatttatactgtagagaagaatttcgaaaacggaaaaaactcacaggtccacaataaaaaatatcaaatcgGCAAAATGTTTATACTGTAGAAAagaatttcgaaaacgaaaaaaactcaCAGGTTCAcaataaaaaataccaaaaataccccagTCAACATACGATTAATTGGCCActcgcacgtaatatatttggtatacaaaTTTAGCtacacaatcttgaaccaaataatgCTTTGAAAAAATACAAGACTTGTGATTGATCAAAAACAAATATCATggtttcaaaaaatataaaagaaaaaaatgcaaaagaagagaagaaagaaaatagaaagaaaaagaaaaaattgcagaagaatagaagaaagaaaattgaaaaagaatgacaaacctgaaatattaataaaagatggCCGACTtcatgatattttttattttgttacacacgtgccgtaaatattttaatatttcgttaaaaattaacctttaatttaattttgaattttaaattattcTATATTTAAGTCTATATTATCTTGATCTttgtttatataaatatttggagaatattcaaaaatagaaaatttaacaaaatatttataaaatattgtaaaattttatattctatcaataatagacattgatagacactaatatgcTTCTTTAGTCATATAGATTGACActaataaaagtctatcaatgtctGTCATCGATATAAtccaaaattttactatttatcataaatattttagtttataatatttaaaaatttccctaaatattttctaaattttatattttaaatttcaaaatacaaattttgtaatatgcttgtttatatgttattttagaTTTGAATGTATTATTTTTAGTATCATGAAAATTAGTTGGAATCttgcattatataattttttactAATACAATCATTTaagttatctttaatattttacaaCCTCAACATTTACGCAATAATATAATTGAGTTGAATTTGAATCATCGTCATTTAAGATAAatgaattaaagaaaaaatgatatttcaaattaaaatttaacaatatataattaataaaaattattgtattaTAGTTATTAATTATGTAACGAGATTTATGTatctttaataaaattaatattttataattatttgtttcgagttctatatatttttattttttatacaattaaattatatataaaataaaaaaaatgttagaaaaaGTAACACAAACAATGAAAAACAATAAATGACcatcaaataaatttatatttatgtcttttattatttaaaaaaaaacaagaaaaaaataattatcaaatataatatatttcttgtttggaaaaaaatagaaaaaagaaaaaaaaaatgttatcaaATAGTTTCAAATGTTCCGACGTTTAGAACTAAAAgtataaatttaataatttccAATGATGTCATTAGcaacataataaattaaaaaaaaatccagaAGTTagagaataaatgaagttttagTTTAAATACTTATTTTAGTCTGTCATTCATAACTATTCCATAATTCTTTTAATGTAACAATTTTAACCtttacatttaatttgatttcGACCATTTTCTTACTATGATTTCAACAAACTAATAACATAATATAAAGTAGGTGAAAAATACTATTTTAGTGTATACATTCTAAGATTTGTTTAATCATAGTTCGTGtagtttcaaaattttgattttagtgtctcaaaatttaaatttaagacTTAATAGATGGACATTAACTAAAATTATACATTTTAAAGcatataggttaaaattaaataaatttggaAATACCTAAAACAAAATGTGACCCTACAAAAGTATATTTCTAATACATTAACATATTAAGTAAACAAAACttagaaaaataatatagaaaactataataattcaaaacttaaaatttagTGGATATTTGTATTTGTAAATATGTGTTTGAAAGTGATTTCCAGAatcatttttccttttaaagGATGGTGTTTCacataaattaaaattgattttaaaaaaatataaatatttttaaatcaatttGAGAGAAACTTAGGTGGTTTTTATTGAATAATTCTAGATCCAtcactaaaaaaaatgataatctaattcaaaattttctgtATTTAGTtgtgattttttaaatttttaaatattagaaGATTGTctattattaaattattaataaaacaacaattatatatattttgaattttatttcaatatcTATACATAAACAATTATTAACTATGCCTATATAATTCAAcgataaaataaataaaaatagatatttACCATAATCATTtagttaaataattatttttaaaactgAAAATATTTGAAGTAATTAACTTTTggaatcaaatataataattgaaaatcaattctaaatatatgaaaaatcactttcaagaattttatataaaagcataaatttaattgtttacaaatcaattttatcaaaataattttttattttttgaaatcaaTACGTCAACTATCCTTCCAAACACATCCTAAAATTGAAATCGATGAAGCAAACTCCATATGGTTATTTCTATAACtacaatcaaataaatactattTAATAATCTCTCTTTACTAAATAATTGACTACTTTTTCTCTATCATCTTTGATAATCATAAATTATAATAACTATCATTCCGAAAGGGAGTGGAAGGATATCATAGATATATTAAAAACATGTTTCTAactataaatttattttaagatttttaaCTTTGTACATCTAACGTATAAATGTATTTCATTTTTATCTTTATTCCTTTATAAACACTTCTTAGTCCCAACTACTAATTTTGTTCtaaaaatctttataaaaaacaataaaatatttacggaccgtgtaacaaaaataaaaagtccataaaattgttaaaatattttcgtaaattacaaatttatccTTAATGTTTTTCaaacgttcaaaatttaatctatgattcataaggtttcttaataagtattttctaataacttatatcGTTTTTCCTAAACGAAATCCTATGACCGAATCTAGCAAATTTGGAAGTCTGATTTCTTATAATTCTTGAGACGAGGGATCATATCTTCGGGAGTTCAATATTCGATCCTAAGAAAAAGTGATTTTAATCgatgtttcaaaaaaaaaaatctctttattagaagACTATTCTGATgacggattttgagaaattgtactaattccTCACTTTCTTCATGTGAGAAGATTTTTTTCATTATAATCTAATTGATGGAATGTTTTCTACTTATTTGATGAGATCATTgtttcaaatattggagtaataagggtaaaataagacattagttttcaaagaaatttaaaaatattttcaattcaagatttggaATTTGACCATTGTTTTTTAAACGAGTGTTgtgggtgctaacaccttcattatacacaaatgactcccgaactcaacccTAGTATTCGcagaccatttttttttatgattttatttaaaagtttttaCTATATTTCAATGTCCAATTAGTCGTAAAAAAGATCGGTAGTgacttcaattttattttaaaaactaacaAATTTTGAGGACATCGGCCGCTTCGCGTCGTCTTGAGCACGTGGTGGTtgatttgaagcatttttcaTCGTTAAAAAAGCCTACACGATTGTGTTCGTACTATCTACAACGATCGTATATCATTTCCTACATTAATcacgtatcatgatcgtttagaatgACAATTACATGCTGCCCATTAATTGCACGTTGATTGGGacatttatgatattttttattgtggaTCGAtagacttttttcattttcaaaattgtttttgagtttgttatattttatattatagaataaaatatacattttaaaaGTAATGGAAAAAGTATAGAAAAATAACATTTATCTAGAAGGGAAATGAATTTACCCACATGTACGTTTTACGagccaaaaaaaagaaaaagaaaaagaaaaaaagaaaaaacaaaaaaggaaaaacaaacgaaaaaaaaccctaattggaaatatatatatatatataaaagaaaatgtaaaaagaaaatGGGAGAAAGGGCAGAgtaggagagagaaagaaaaaaaagctgATAGTGTAAATCTCTCTCTCCCTTTCTCtctgtttctctctctctctctctctgtttaTGTAGCAGCCTCTTTCATATCTCTTCCTCCCTCTATAAATATCAAACCAAAGCCTTCATTTACTCGAACAAATCGGTTCCTTCATTGCTCTTCTTGGCCCTCTCCTTCTAACGATTCACAACTTTGCATCGTTTTCTCGTACCAAACTCCAATGGATGCTTATCCTTTGCACATGGCCATGGCCGCTCTGATAGGAGCCTCCGTCGTTGCTGTTTCCGCGTATTATATGCACCGGAAAACCCTAACTCAGCTCCTGGAGTTTGCCAAGACTGTTGAGAGAGACAGAGAGCGAGATGATAATAATTTGGATGTTGAGTCACCCAGGCATTCCAAGAAGCAGCGTGGAAACCATGTGCGCCGGAAGGGGACTGGTTATAATCGGAGAGCCTCCGCTTCGTTGCCGGATGTTACTGCTATTTCCGGTGCTGCTGATGGTGATGATAAACGAAATGGACAGGTTCTGTTGGATGTGATTCCGGCTGGGCTCCCAAGGTTACATACACTCCCTGAAGGTAAGGATTCTATGGATTTCTGCTTTGAATGCTTAAAAACTATTCGGTGGTGTGTAGTGGTTTATGTTTCATGGTTTTGTTGGATTTGTACGGGAatgctttgtttttttttttttttttttttttttttttttgacaactACTTGTACTGGATGCTTCTATGGTGCCTTTGGTTGTAAAATAATCGAGACGGATGGTTGTCACTGCTTTGTTTCAATTTATACGGCTGATGTATTGTTTTTGGCTTTATAATCATGATTAACTATTAAGTTCTGATGAATCtgtttttttaataagattccaAATTAGTAGTATTTTGATCTTCATATGATCCATAATATTGCAGACGGCGCGCTTCTATAAGGTCATGAGCTTTCTCTTTCCGTATTTGAGGGTCTTATTCAGTTGATTAATTCTTAGGCCATGTAATCCAAGGAGTCTCGTGTCGCGTTTTTCAGAATCCAGTTCATAAATCTTGTCTTTCTAAAACTTTCTGCATGGCTGTTACATAACCTGCTAACCTTGAGACTATTTGTGATTCTTTCATGCTTATCTTGATATTTCTTTTCTCCCTTCTTTTGGAACAAAAACGGGTTATTTTACCATTTAGATTATTGAAAGAATTTGATATGATTATTCAAATCATAGAAAATGGATCGTgataaagtttgactttttctCATTAAAGAGATAAAGCCTGAATCTTTAACAAACTTGGTAATCTAAGTTTTCCAGTCAACAGAGAGATGGTATAGGTATCAACTTTGTCAATGTTTGGCAGGAAATCACTCATGGGCTAAGGCAATTTGCTCCTTTTGGTTTCATTCTGGAAATATAATTTCACTTTACTTCTAGTCTTTGTTTTAAGAAATGCCAAGGATATGGATAACCCATGGATTTTCCACTAGTCTGAAAAATAGTTAGCATGAATGGGTTAAttcaactttttatttttttggctCAGGTATTTACAACTCCAACTTCGAAACCCATGATTTCATTCTGTCGGGAGGAGGACTCCAGATTATCTGAATTATCCTTGCAATTTTTCTGACTTTATTTTTCATCTATCAATATTAAGATTGAAAGGCTGACAACGTTTATTAATGTACTTATCCCTCCAGACAATCATTTGTATCAGGTAAAAATTCTACCAAGAGATCAATGAGGCCTACTTCCCCTAAGTCCCCCATTGCAAGTACGAGTGCATTTGAGAGCGTTGAAGGGTCGGATGATGAAGATGATAATATGACAGAGGATACTAAAATAAGTTCAGGATATCTGCTTGCTAATGGCAATGCTGTGAGTACTCAACTCCCTTGCATGCTCTTATTTTCATTGACACCTAATGGTTTTTGGTGCTTGGCAGTACTTACAGTTTTGTGTTTAACCCCCACGTGCAGGGTCCAGAATGTAAGGGTATATTTGAAAATCTTCCTGATCACATTAATGCCAACGGAGAGCAGATTGCTTTGGCTGCTTCAAGTATGATTCGATCTCATAGTATATCTGGCGATCTACATGGTGTTCAGCCCGATCCAATTGCAGCTGATATTTTGAGGAAAGAGCCTGAGCAAGAAACTTTTGTACGGCTCAACATTACCCCATCCGGTATTGCTAGTTGAAacttttattttacttatttctttattttacttatttcttgATTTTCCCTTATATTTAGATAATATTACTATACAGTCATAACTGTAAGGTGCTTAACATGGCAGCATGGTCTTATTTGTTTATGTTATGTATAAGTGATTGTTAGACGTAATATTATGTCTTCTATAATTGAGGTAAGCATGCCATTTTGTTTATTGTGTTGGATGGATTATTAGGGATTTTGTTCATATGCAAGCTCAGTGGTCAATAGTTGAAGTACAATTGACTtgcattttctttttctgaCATTCATGcagattttatttttaatatgcTTCTATTTGTCTGGTGCTTTTCTAGAGGTACCATTACCTGATGAAGTAGAATCGTATCTGGTTCTTCAAGAGTGCCTTGAGATGCGGAAAAGATATGTATTCAGTGAAGCTGTTGCTCCATGGGAGAAAGAAATCATATCTGACCCCAGTACACCAAAACCTAATCCTGATCCATTTCAATACACTTCCGAGGGCAAGTCTGATGTGAGTGTTTCATCATTGACAAATAACTCTAGTATGTTGTGCTGCACGTTACCAATTTTGCTTCAAACGTACCTTGTTCTCATAGTTATTCATTTTTATTCTATTGTTTCTcttatttggattttttttttctttttgcagcATTATTTTGAGATGCAAGATGGGGTCATTCACGTCTATGCGGACAAAGATTGTAAGAACATGAAAGTCCACACAAAGTTCTGATGTCTCTTTTTATTTGCTCTTCTTATgagttttatttaaattatttgcAGCAAAGGAAGAGCTGTTTCCTGTTGCTGATGCAACCACCTTCTTTACCGATCTTCATCACATACTTAGAGTCACTGCAGCAGGAAACATTAGAACTCTGTGCCATCGCCGACTGAATCTTCTTGAACAGGTATATGTCCTATAGTGCTTTAGTTATTGAAATGTTTGTTAAATTTTCCATTTTGCATCCTTGATAATAAGCCCATATATGTCATTCAGAAATTCAATCTTCATCTGATGCTTAatgccgacaaggaatttctgGCTCAAAAAAGTGCTCCACACCGTGACTTTTACAATGTCAGGAAAGTCGATACTCATGTTCATCACTCTGCTTGCATGAATCAGAAACATCTCTTAAGATTTATAAAGTCCAAATTGAGAAAAGAGCCTGATGAGGTAATGATTGGGACTTTTGATTTATTGACTAGTGTTTATTCCTGTTTCTATTATGATTGTAAGAATGATGCTTTACATCTAAGTGAATTGGTAAACTGCATCTAGGtgttttctttcttatattattttcctcTACCTAGGTTGTAATATTTCGGGATGGTACATATTTGACCTTGAAAGAAGTTTTTGAGAGCTTGGACTTATCTGGGTAAGTGTTTCCTTATCCATTTTCTTCGATAATGTAGAAACACTTATATCCAActtccaaaaaggaaaaacaagaGATAGTGATTTTATCAACTTCAAACTTCTTTTAAATATGTCCAAGCCTGGAATATTGATTTCAAAACATATGGAGAACAGGTATGACTTAAATGTTGACCTCTTGGATGTTCATGCTGACAAGAGCACATTTCACCGCTTCGATAAGTTTAATCTTAAGTACAACCCCTGTGGTCAAAGTAGACTAAGGGAAATCTTCCTAAAGCAGGACAATCTAATTCAAGGTATATGTTGCTTACTTTATTAAACTACTAGATTTGACATGAGAATATTGTGATGTTTGATTTTGTTTGCACAGTCTTCTTTGTTGCATATTTGGTTGTCAATTTTGGGATTTGGGCCAAGGAGAATTTAAAATCTGCAAGCCAAAACAATGCATTTGCAGTAGATGTGATGGTTTTTTTCAATGGTTTGATGGaagttctttctctttcttcttttgccCGTGGAAATTTGATGGTTTTTAAAGCTCAAGGTGCATTGAAGTGCAATAGTTAAGCGGAAGAAAGTATGGGTTTCTTTTATGAGGGGCACAATAGATAAATGTAAACTAAACTTTATCAAGGAAGAAATGATAAGCCTTTAGCCTCAGTTTTATTTATCTACATTTGGGGGGTGGGGGGTGGGATTCAAGAACTTCCCAATCTCTCCCTTATTCTCCAAGAGACCAATTACAAGATAACCACTCCTCCCTACACCACAATATTTGCATTGTAGTTTCATGGATTATAAATCTTATTggttgtaaaaaagaaaaaaaaaatttacatgaCCTTACTTGAACAGGATCTGATATTAACTA contains:
- the LOC103502142 gene encoding AMP deaminase isoform X1; translation: MDAYPLHMAMAALIGASVVAVSAYYMHRKTLTQLLEFAKTVERDRERDDNNLDVESPRHSKKQRGNHVRRKGTGYNRRASASLPDVTAISGAADGDDKRNGQVLLDVIPAGLPRLHTLPEGKNSTKRSMRPTSPKSPIASTSAFESVEGSDDEDDNMTEDTKISSGYLLANGNAGPECKGIFENLPDHINANGEQIALAASSMIRSHSISGDLHGVQPDPIAADILRKEPEQETFVRLNITPSEVPLPDEVESYLVLQECLEMRKRYVFSEAVAPWEKEIISDPSTPKPNPDPFQYTSEGKSDHYFEMQDGVIHVYADKDSKEELFPVADATTFFTDLHHILRVTAAGNIRTLCHRRLNLLEQKFNLHLMLNADKEFLAQKSAPHRDFYNVRKVDTHVHHSACMNQKHLLRFIKSKLRKEPDEVVIFRDGTYLTLKEVFESLDLSGYDLNVDLLDVHADKSTFHRFDKFNLKYNPCGQSRLREIFLKQDNLIQGRFLGELTKQVFSDLAASKYQMAEYRISIYGRKQSEWDQLASWIINNDLYSENVVWLIQLPRLYNVYKEMGIVTSFQNILDNIFLPLFEVTVDPDSHPQLHVFLKQVVGLDLVDDESKSERRPTKHMPTPAQWTNVFNPAFSYYVYYCYANLYTLNKLRESKGMTTINLRPHSGEAGDIDHLAATFLTAHSIAHGINLRKSPVLQYLYYLAQIGLAMSPLSNNSLFLDYHRNPFPVFFSRGLNVSLSTDDPLQIHFTKEPLVEEYSIAASLWKLSSCDLCEIARNSVYQSGFSHALKSHWIGKEYYKRGPAGNDIHRTNVPHIRVEFRDTIWREEMQLVYLGKADISDEIEK
- the LOC103502142 gene encoding AMP deaminase isoform X2; amino-acid sequence: MRPTSPKSPIASTSAFESVEGSDDEDDNMTEDTKISSGYLLANGNAGPECKGIFENLPDHINANGEQIALAASSMIRSHSISGDLHGVQPDPIAADILRKEPEQETFVRLNITPSEVPLPDEVESYLVLQECLEMRKRYVFSEAVAPWEKEIISDPSTPKPNPDPFQYTSEGKSDHYFEMQDGVIHVYADKDSKEELFPVADATTFFTDLHHILRVTAAGNIRTLCHRRLNLLEQKFNLHLMLNADKEFLAQKSAPHRDFYNVRKVDTHVHHSACMNQKHLLRFIKSKLRKEPDEVVIFRDGTYLTLKEVFESLDLSGYDLNVDLLDVHADKSTFHRFDKFNLKYNPCGQSRLREIFLKQDNLIQGRFLGELTKQVFSDLAASKYQMAEYRISIYGRKQSEWDQLASWIINNDLYSENVVWLIQLPRLYNVYKEMGIVTSFQNILDNIFLPLFEVTVDPDSHPQLHVFLKQVVGLDLVDDESKSERRPTKHMPTPAQWTNVFNPAFSYYVYYCYANLYTLNKLRESKGMTTINLRPHSGEAGDIDHLAATFLTAHSIAHGINLRKSPVLQYLYYLAQIGLAMSPLSNNSLFLDYHRNPFPVFFSRGLNVSLSTDDPLQIHFTKEPLVEEYSIAASLWKLSSCDLCEIARNSVYQSGFSHALKSHWIGKEYYKRGPAGNDIHRTNVPHIRVEFRDTIWREEMQLVYLGKADISDEIEK